In one Flavobacteriales bacterium genomic region, the following are encoded:
- a CDS encoding pyridoxine 5'-phosphate synthase translates to MTRLSVNINKLATLRNARGGNNPDVLRWAEEIQRFGAHGITVHPRPDERHIRRADARALRAVVTTEYNIEGFPDAAFLDLVCEVRPDQVTLVPDPPGVLTSNAGWDARGRKDELKAAVARIRSEGLRASLFMGTDTEQIAHAAETGADRIELYTEPYAAGFSRDPRAAVAPFVRAAERAAQLGLGVNAGHDLDLQNLRWFVQHVPEVLEVSIGHALICDALLHGMANTVQLYLRELR, encoded by the coding sequence GTGACACGCCTCAGCGTCAACATCAACAAGCTGGCCACACTGCGCAACGCGCGGGGCGGCAACAACCCCGATGTGCTCCGGTGGGCGGAGGAGATCCAGCGGTTCGGGGCGCACGGCATCACGGTGCACCCCAGGCCCGATGAGCGCCATATCCGCCGTGCCGATGCGCGTGCGCTGCGGGCGGTGGTCACCACCGAGTACAACATCGAGGGCTTCCCTGATGCCGCATTCCTGGACCTGGTGTGCGAGGTGCGCCCGGACCAGGTGACCTTGGTGCCGGACCCGCCGGGCGTCCTCACCAGCAATGCCGGATGGGATGCCCGCGGGCGGAAGGACGAGCTGAAGGCGGCCGTGGCGCGCATCCGCTCCGAGGGCCTGCGTGCCTCGCTTTTCATGGGCACGGACACCGAGCAGATCGCGCATGCCGCTGAAACCGGCGCGGACCGCATTGAGCTCTACACCGAGCCGTATGCCGCCGGCTTCAGTCGCGATCCCCGGGCTGCGGTGGCACCATTCGTGCGGGCAGCCGAGCGCGCTGCGCAATTGGGGCTGGGAGTCAACGCCGGCCACGACCTTGACCTGCAGAACCTGCGCTGGTTCGTGCAGCATGTGCCTGAGGTACTGGAGGTCTCCATCGGGCATGCCCTCATCTGTGATGCCCTCCTACACGGCATGGCGAACACCGTGCAACTCTACCTGCGGGAGCTGCGATGA
- a CDS encoding BamA/TamA family outer membrane protein: MTRLARPLLLLLLTGPTAAALAQQTALAEGRVLVMGVTVAGNKATKERIIVREVLVREGDTLTQTALYERLERSRQNLMNTGLFNTVSVLPVYLDLTHVMVEVSVNERWTIWPSPIFQLADPNFNTWWRTFNRDGDRVNYGGYLYKYNFRGRNETIYLKAQFGYARQFGFRYKVPNVDARQRWGISIGASYTEQAEVTAGTLANRRLLLRRANGPNRNEQKADLEVSLRPSHDVRHFLRAGFVQAAVSDTVLEVAAEYFAGGGGATRFLSIGYGMVWDRRDMRAYPRSGHFAELRIDRLGLGLLDVNAPGITTAYASLKKWWKLGEPVSLAAGLRGKGTLGTPPYYVQEGLGYAHYVRGYEYYVIDGEAFVLGKGNLVVQLLRPRTRRAEFMPAEAFRTLYLALYLNLYADAGRVWDSRYAAANPLAGAWMSGYGAGLDLVTSYDQVVRAEYTLNALGEHGFFLHFTQPF; encoded by the coding sequence GTGACCCGTCTCGCGCGACCGCTGCTCCTCCTGCTCCTGACCGGACCGACGGCAGCCGCCCTGGCGCAGCAGACGGCCCTTGCTGAAGGGCGCGTACTGGTGATGGGCGTGACCGTGGCGGGCAACAAGGCCACCAAGGAGCGCATCATCGTGCGCGAGGTACTGGTGCGCGAGGGGGACACGCTCACCCAGACCGCCCTCTACGAGCGCCTCGAGCGCAGCCGCCAGAACCTGATGAACACCGGGCTCTTCAACACCGTGTCGGTGCTGCCGGTGTACCTGGACCTGACGCATGTGATGGTGGAGGTGTCCGTGAACGAGCGGTGGACCATCTGGCCCTCCCCCATCTTCCAGCTGGCCGACCCGAACTTCAACACCTGGTGGCGGACCTTCAATCGCGATGGCGACCGCGTGAACTATGGCGGATACCTCTACAAGTACAATTTCCGCGGGCGCAACGAGACCATCTACCTGAAGGCCCAATTCGGCTATGCGCGCCAGTTCGGGTTCCGCTACAAGGTGCCGAACGTGGATGCGCGGCAGCGCTGGGGCATCAGCATCGGGGCCTCTTACACCGAACAGGCCGAGGTGACCGCGGGCACCCTCGCGAACCGGCGCCTCCTGCTGCGGCGCGCCAATGGCCCCAACCGCAACGAGCAGAAAGCGGACCTCGAGGTGAGCCTCAGGCCCAGCCATGATGTCCGCCACTTCTTACGCGCGGGGTTCGTGCAGGCGGCGGTGAGCGATACCGTGCTGGAAGTGGCTGCGGAGTACTTCGCTGGCGGCGGCGGCGCTACACGGTTCCTGAGCATCGGCTACGGCATGGTATGGGACCGCCGCGACATGAGGGCCTACCCCCGTTCGGGGCACTTCGCAGAATTGCGCATCGACCGGCTCGGCCTCGGCCTGCTCGATGTGAATGCGCCCGGCATCACCACCGCATACGCCAGCCTGAAGAAATGGTGGAAGCTGGGCGAACCCGTGAGCCTTGCGGCGGGGCTGCGCGGAAAGGGCACGCTGGGCACGCCGCCTTACTATGTGCAGGAAGGGCTGGGCTATGCCCACTACGTCCGCGGCTATGAGTACTATGTCATCGACGGCGAGGCCTTCGTCCTGGGCAAAGGCAACCTGGTGGTGCAGCTGCTGCGGCCGCGCACGCGGCGCGCCGAATTCATGCCCGCCGAGGCCTTCCGCACGCTCTACTTGGCCCTCTATCTCAACCTATACGCTGACGCCGGCCGGGTATGGGACAGTCGGTACGCGGCGGCGAACCCCTTGGCCGGTGCCTGGATGAGCGGGTACGGCGCAGGCCTCGACCTGGTGACAAGCTATGATCAGGTGGTGCGTGCCGAATACACGCTGAACGCCCTTGGCGAGCATGGCTTCTTCCTACATTTCACGCAACCTTTCTGA
- a CDS encoding DUF5689 domain-containing protein — MTRNILLFLSAAALLLASCEKELDTPPQRTLPVGEVLTVAQLRGLYSGTPKRFGGDSSVYAVVTADEQNGNLYKNVYVQDHTGGIVIRLVNSGGLYQGDSIRIYLPGTILSSYRGMLQLDSVDVDNNTVKQAVGVQKQPQLVTVAQVTPDMQGKLVRLEGVEFIQAEVGQPYADAVNQVTVNRTLSDCSANIIVRNSGYANFAGQPLPAGNGSFVAVVGQFDDDMQLFIRNIAEVQLTGDRCDPFPELCAAASAVQEDFGTTTANVDVDLDCWNNQAQLGSRFWRGTSVSGNMAVQATSFSSSNASDVSWLVTPPVTYSPGMTLSFRSQRGFGVAGHDPFALFISTNYSIGNLATANWAPLTCAYATPSTADQVWVESGAVDLGAALPPGYTGAFVVGFRYTGSGPNGQTTNFRIDDVQIQ, encoded by the coding sequence ATGACCCGCAATATTCTTCTCTTCCTCTCCGCTGCAGCGCTGCTGCTGGCCTCTTGCGAAAAGGAGCTCGATACCCCGCCCCAGAGGACCCTGCCGGTTGGCGAGGTGCTCACGGTGGCACAGCTTCGAGGTCTCTACTCCGGCACGCCCAAGCGCTTCGGTGGCGACAGCAGCGTCTACGCCGTGGTGACCGCCGACGAGCAGAACGGCAACCTCTACAAGAACGTCTACGTGCAGGACCACACCGGAGGCATCGTCATCCGCCTGGTGAACTCCGGGGGACTGTACCAAGGGGACAGCATCCGCATCTACCTTCCCGGTACGATACTCAGCTCCTATCGCGGCATGCTGCAGCTCGATAGCGTCGATGTGGACAATAACACGGTGAAGCAGGCCGTGGGCGTGCAGAAGCAGCCCCAGCTGGTGACCGTCGCACAAGTGACCCCGGATATGCAAGGCAAGCTGGTTCGGCTGGAGGGCGTCGAGTTCATCCAGGCCGAGGTTGGGCAGCCTTACGCCGATGCGGTGAACCAGGTGACCGTGAACCGGACGCTGAGCGACTGCAGCGCCAACATCATCGTCCGCAACAGCGGCTATGCCAACTTCGCCGGTCAACCGCTTCCCGCAGGCAACGGCAGCTTCGTTGCGGTAGTGGGGCAGTTCGACGATGACATGCAGCTGTTCATCCGGAACATCGCAGAGGTGCAGCTCACCGGTGACCGCTGCGACCCCTTTCCCGAGCTCTGCGCCGCCGCTTCAGCCGTTCAGGAGGATTTCGGCACCACCACCGCCAACGTGGACGTGGACCTGGACTGCTGGAACAACCAGGCCCAGCTCGGCAGCCGTTTCTGGCGCGGCACCTCGGTGAGCGGGAACATGGCCGTGCAGGCGACCTCGTTCTCCTCGAGCAATGCCAGCGATGTATCCTGGCTGGTCACCCCGCCGGTCACCTACAGCCCCGGCATGACCCTCTCGTTCCGCTCGCAGCGCGGATTCGGCGTGGCCGGCCACGATCCCTTCGCGCTCTTCATCAGTACCAATTACAGCATCGGCAACCTGGCCACGGCCAATTGGGCGCCGCTTACGTGCGCCTATGCCACCCCGTCCACAGCCGACCAGGTGTGGGTGGAGAGCGGTGCAGTGGACCTTGGGGCCGCCCTGCCCCCCGGCTACACCGGGGCCTTCGTGGTGGGCTTCCGCTACACCGGAAGCGGCCCGAACGGCCAGACAACGAACTTCCGGATCGACGACGTCCAGATCCAATGA
- a CDS encoding endonuclease/exonuclease/phosphatase family protein — MRHFFALAPFVMLLPLMACGQAKKEYQAALVGFYNVENIYDTLDAPGVDDAEFLPGSAKQWGSQRYWRKLEKTAGVIAAMGKDLHPQGMAIVGLAEVENKRVVEDLVSREALKGRGYRVVHEDGPDRRGVDVALIYNPAIYKVYAHRSYRLHVADTAFRTRDQLLVSGVLDGDTTHVIVAHWPSRRGGEQRSAPKRKAAAELGRRIVDSLLAANADARILYMGDLNDDPVNASVTRFFGATGDRAKAVDGTFFNPMHEPYQKGIGSLAWRDSWNLFDQVLVSPGLVSGQGGRYRYYGARIYNEPYLRQTEGNFAGYPNRTFVGDTYQDGYSDHFPVFLILVKEV, encoded by the coding sequence ATGCGCCACTTCTTCGCCCTGGCCCCTTTCGTGATGCTCCTGCCCCTCATGGCCTGTGGACAGGCGAAGAAGGAGTATCAGGCTGCTCTGGTCGGATTCTACAACGTGGAGAACATCTACGACACGCTGGATGCCCCTGGAGTGGACGATGCTGAGTTCCTGCCGGGCAGCGCCAAGCAATGGGGCAGCCAGCGGTACTGGCGCAAGCTGGAGAAGACCGCGGGCGTCATCGCGGCGATGGGCAAGGACCTGCATCCGCAGGGCATGGCCATCGTGGGCCTCGCGGAGGTGGAGAACAAGCGGGTGGTGGAGGACCTGGTGTCCCGTGAGGCGCTGAAGGGGCGCGGCTACCGGGTGGTTCACGAGGATGGGCCCGACCGAAGAGGCGTCGACGTTGCGCTCATCTACAATCCAGCGATCTACAAGGTTTACGCGCACAGGAGCTACCGCCTGCACGTCGCTGACACCGCGTTCCGCACGCGCGACCAGTTGCTGGTGAGCGGTGTCCTGGACGGTGACACCACGCATGTCATCGTGGCGCACTGGCCGTCGCGGCGCGGAGGGGAGCAGCGCAGCGCCCCCAAGCGCAAGGCGGCCGCTGAGCTTGGGCGGCGCATCGTCGATTCGCTGCTGGCCGCGAACGCCGACGCGCGCATCTTGTACATGGGAGACCTGAATGATGACCCCGTGAATGCCAGCGTGACCCGTTTCTTCGGCGCCACGGGCGACAGGGCCAAGGCAGTGGATGGCACATTCTTCAATCCCATGCATGAGCCCTATCAGAAGGGCATCGGTTCCCTGGCGTGGCGCGACTCGTGGAACCTGTTCGACCAGGTGCTCGTCTCACCGGGCCTGGTGAGCGGTCAGGGAGGGCGCTACAGGTACTATGGTGCGCGGATCTACAATGAGCCGTACCTGCGCCAGACCGAAGGGAACTTCGCCGGCTATCCCAACCGCACCTTCGTCGGTGACACCTATCAGGATGGCTACAGCGACCACTTCCCGGTCTTCCTGATCCTCGTGAAGGAGGTGTGA
- a CDS encoding alpha/beta fold hydrolase yields MSAVDLHYRRLGAPGSVPVVILHGLFGTSDNWGSIGKELSEPTVPGVPALDVVLVDLRDHGRSPHTDTTSYGLMAADVHALVQRLGLQGIVLVGHSMGGKAAMVFAQRWPGLLRHLVVIDISPKEHANNHAHIIHALRTADLSSGRSRKEVEAHIAAHVKEPGVVQFLLKNLYWRTDDQLAWRMNVPLLERDLDAILASIGPETVSVPTLFIRGGQSDYILREDIPAIREQFLRSRVETVPFAGHWVHAQAPDEVIAWIRQCAG; encoded by the coding sequence ATGAGCGCGGTCGACCTTCATTACCGCAGGCTGGGTGCACCCGGATCCGTCCCGGTGGTGATCCTGCACGGGCTCTTCGGCACCAGCGACAATTGGGGCAGCATCGGCAAGGAGCTATCAGAGCCCACGGTGCCGGGGGTGCCGGCGCTCGATGTGGTCCTCGTCGACCTGCGGGACCATGGCCGGTCGCCGCACACGGATACCACTTCCTACGGGCTGATGGCGGCCGATGTGCATGCCCTGGTGCAGCGCCTCGGCCTGCAAGGCATCGTGCTCGTGGGCCACAGCATGGGCGGCAAGGCGGCGATGGTCTTCGCGCAGCGCTGGCCCGGCCTGCTACGCCACCTGGTGGTCATCGACATCAGCCCCAAGGAGCACGCGAACAACCACGCGCACATCATCCATGCGCTGCGCACGGCCGACCTTTCCAGCGGCCGTTCACGGAAGGAGGTCGAGGCGCACATCGCCGCCCATGTGAAGGAGCCCGGCGTGGTGCAGTTCCTCCTCAAGAACCTGTACTGGAGGACCGATGATCAGCTGGCCTGGCGCATGAACGTGCCCCTGCTGGAGCGTGACCTGGATGCCATCCTCGCATCGATCGGCCCGGAGACGGTGTCCGTGCCCACGCTGTTCATCAGGGGCGGCCAGAGCGATTACATCCTGCGCGAGGATATCCCCGCCATCCGGGAGCAGTTCCTGCGCAGCAGGGTGGAGACCGTCCCCTTCGCAGGCCATTGGGTTCATGCGCAGGCCCCGGACGAGGTGATTGCCTGGATTCGGCAATGCGCGGGATGA
- a CDS encoding T9SS type A sorting domain-containing protein — protein MRTAVLALAVMWSAAAGAQVFTSGFETWNDTVPAEWMGSKTSLSADSVTQVTTDVHGGTFAVRLQNSTTSHRRFTTQPVPVTNGAIYDVTYWVRGTGEIRTGLFDDRPSGGTSGYAPYTNYFVSTGSTWTQVTQQISAANDFASAEFILSVRSTAGPEHLVVDDVTITEAAPPEPVSIYAIQFTADPGGASPLAGQIVTTGGIVTAVDTIGADSYFIQSGTGPWTGIYVNDATNAVALGDSVIITASVEESFQYTRLTNVTSFAAEGGFAVPAAEVLTPNQANEEQWEGVLVKVPDVGCTALPDNFGEWLATSTTGGSIMINDLLFAYTPTVGTFYTITGVMNYSFNARKLEPRFLADIEFGSGVAEQAQGALLAYPNPTNGMVRLSGWEPNGGADFSVTDAAGRLVLSGPLMNPVADLAGLPDGAYTLSLRTAESVIRTRVVVQR, from the coding sequence ATGAGAACAGCAGTACTCGCCCTTGCCGTCATGTGGTCCGCAGCAGCGGGCGCACAGGTTTTCACCAGCGGCTTCGAGACCTGGAACGACACAGTGCCCGCTGAATGGATGGGCAGCAAGACCTCGTTGAGCGCCGACAGCGTGACCCAGGTGACCACGGATGTGCATGGCGGCACCTTCGCCGTGCGCCTCCAGAACAGCACCACGAGCCATCGGCGGTTCACCACGCAACCGGTACCCGTCACCAACGGGGCCATCTACGATGTGACCTACTGGGTGCGCGGCACCGGCGAGATCAGGACCGGCCTCTTCGATGACCGGCCCTCGGGCGGCACTTCAGGATACGCGCCCTACACCAACTACTTCGTCTCCACCGGCAGCACCTGGACGCAGGTGACCCAGCAGATCTCCGCCGCCAACGACTTCGCCTCCGCCGAGTTCATCCTGTCCGTCCGCAGCACGGCCGGCCCGGAACACCTGGTGGTGGACGATGTGACGATCACCGAAGCCGCCCCGCCCGAGCCCGTGAGCATCTACGCCATCCAGTTCACCGCCGATCCGGGCGGCGCTTCGCCGCTCGCCGGTCAGATCGTGACCACGGGGGGCATCGTCACCGCGGTGGACACCATCGGGGCCGATAGCTACTTCATCCAGAGCGGCACGGGGCCGTGGACGGGCATCTACGTGAATGATGCCACCAACGCGGTGGCCCTCGGCGACAGCGTCATCATCACGGCCTCCGTGGAGGAAAGCTTCCAGTACACCCGCCTCACCAACGTCACCTCCTTCGCGGCAGAGGGCGGTTTCGCCGTGCCTGCCGCCGAAGTGCTCACCCCCAACCAAGCCAATGAGGAGCAATGGGAGGGCGTGCTGGTGAAGGTGCCGGATGTCGGCTGCACGGCGCTGCCCGACAACTTCGGCGAATGGCTCGCCACCAGCACCACCGGGGGCAGCATCATGATCAACGACCTGCTCTTCGCGTACACCCCGACCGTGGGGACCTTCTACACCATCACCGGTGTGATGAACTACAGCTTCAACGCCCGCAAGCTGGAGCCCCGCTTCCTCGCCGACATCGAGTTCGGCAGCGGCGTGGCGGAGCAGGCGCAAGGCGCCTTGCTGGCCTACCCGAACCCCACCAACGGCATGGTGCGGCTCAGCGGCTGGGAGCCCAACGGTGGGGCGGACTTCAGCGTCACGGATGCCGCTGGACGCCTGGTCCTCAGCGGCCCGCTGATGAACCCTGTGGCCGACCTCGCCGGCCTGCCTGATGGCGCATACACGCTCTCCCTGCGCACGGCCGAGTCCGTGATCCGCACCCGCGTGGTGGTGCAGCGCTGA
- a CDS encoding NAD kinase produces MRAAVNGRGMDAAMAPMVAQVLERMRTAGISPVLSPQLADWMARSGAPPADATLPPTDPGRQDIDLCISLGGDGTLLDTVAMMGRAGIPVLGINLGRLGFLSNVRLEEVDHALTALRAGRYALQDRSLLEVTGHDALLGEANFALNEVSVHKRDTSTMLAVHVHLGNDYLNTYWADGLIIATPTGSTAYSLSCGGPILYPTSDALVINPICPHNLNVRPFVIPDHFTITLQLEARSELCLLNLDARSHPIEGRSSVMIQRAPFSMKMVQLEGHDFLRTLREKLNWGLDARSGRP; encoded by the coding sequence ATGCGCGCAGCGGTGAACGGACGCGGGATGGATGCTGCCATGGCCCCCATGGTGGCCCAGGTGCTGGAGCGGATGCGCACCGCCGGAATCAGCCCGGTGCTCTCCCCCCAGCTGGCCGACTGGATGGCCCGCAGCGGCGCTCCTCCTGCCGACGCCACGCTGCCCCCCACGGACCCCGGCCGCCAGGACATCGACCTCTGCATCAGCCTCGGGGGCGATGGCACACTGCTCGACACGGTGGCGATGATGGGCCGCGCCGGCATCCCGGTGCTCGGCATCAACCTGGGGCGGCTGGGCTTCCTGAGCAACGTTCGCCTCGAGGAGGTGGATCACGCCCTCACGGCACTGCGGGCGGGCCGCTATGCGCTGCAGGACCGCTCGCTCCTCGAAGTCACCGGGCATGACGCACTCCTCGGCGAGGCCAATTTCGCCCTCAACGAGGTAAGCGTGCACAAGCGCGACACCAGCACCATGCTCGCAGTGCATGTGCACCTGGGCAACGATTACCTCAACACCTACTGGGCGGATGGACTGATCATCGCCACCCCTACCGGCAGTACAGCCTATTCGCTCAGCTGCGGCGGGCCCATCCTCTACCCCACCAGCGATGCCCTGGTGATCAACCCCATCTGTCCGCACAACCTCAATGTGCGGCCCTTCGTGATTCCCGACCACTTCACGATCACCCTTCAATTGGAAGCACGCTCCGAGCTGTGCCTGCTGAACCTCGACGCCCGCAGCCACCCCATTGAGGGCCGGAGCTCGGTCATGATCCAGCGCGCCCCCTTCTCCATGAAGATGGTGCAGCTCGAAGGGCACGATTTCCTCCGCACCCTGCGCGAGAAGCTCAATTGGGGATTGGACGCGCGCAGCGGAAGACCGTGA
- a CDS encoding CBS domain-containing protein, which yields MEPTAMHAIDLITADIPPLRPQDDAGRALDWMEEFKVSHLPVVEGQRLVGLVKDQDLVDRNDARATVASVMDSVELPYARAGQHIYEVMKLFSERGLTVVPVLDELGVYQGAITEHEALKRLAQVTNIHEPGSIVVLEMNVRDYSLHEIARLVESNDGKVLSVYTRTLPDSTRIEVTLKINREDISDVLRSFERYDYFVKTTYQGSKLHDDLRDRFEELMRFINP from the coding sequence ATGGAGCCTACCGCCATGCACGCCATCGACCTCATCACCGCCGACATCCCGCCGCTGCGCCCGCAGGACGATGCAGGCCGCGCGCTGGACTGGATGGAGGAGTTCAAGGTGAGCCACCTGCCCGTGGTGGAGGGCCAGCGCCTGGTGGGCCTCGTGAAGGATCAGGACCTCGTGGACCGCAACGATGCGCGCGCCACTGTGGCCAGCGTGATGGACAGCGTGGAGCTCCCCTATGCTCGTGCCGGACAGCACATCTACGAGGTGATGAAGCTCTTCAGCGAGCGCGGGCTCACCGTAGTGCCCGTGCTGGATGAACTGGGCGTGTACCAAGGGGCCATCACCGAGCATGAGGCCCTCAAGCGGCTCGCGCAGGTGACCAATATCCATGAGCCGGGAAGCATCGTGGTGCTGGAGATGAACGTGCGCGACTACAGCCTGCACGAGATCGCCAGGCTGGTTGAATCGAATGACGGCAAGGTGCTGAGCGTGTACACCCGCACCCTGCCCGATTCCACGCGCATCGAGGTGACGCTGAAGATCAACCGCGAGGACATCAGCGATGTGCTGCGGAGCTTCGAGCGCTACGACTACTTCGTGAAGACAACCTACCAAGGGAGCAAGCTCCACGACGACCTGCGCGACCGATTCGAGGAGCTGATGCGCTTCATCAACCCGTGA
- a CDS encoding TonB-dependent receptor, with product MPSPLPISALRRPLVLGLLLAAAPAAKAQIDTLLNAPAADTTDAANTPRLPVYTLTTDDLDGELGNQDISGILQSSRDPFTAVAGFNFGQARFRIRGYDGENTLVTINGVRVNDLETGWAVWSNWAGLNDVTRWMQVRTGIGPSRLLFGSIGGTTDMNIQASALRKGVRVSYASANRAYRNRIMATYATGMNAKGWAFAFSGSRRWAEEGYVEGTSFDAYSYFLAAEKRFNDQHSISLSGFGAPIVQGRQGLAVQEAYDLAGTPFYNPNWGYQAGQKRNAKMSRDHKPMIMATHNFRLSDAAKLTTSAYYTFGRDGLTGLNWFDAKDPRPDYYRYLPSYYRFEDSHLYDDRVRAWENDVNTRQIDWDQLYFANGKNLYLVQNANGQAGKTEIGYRSKYIVEEVRADPTRFGINSVWNKDLDERTHLTIGGSFHKQRTHYFRVVDDLLGGQFWLDIDQFADRDFNDTTISQNDLDVPNKLVREGDVFGHDYEIHTQYANIFAQWEKKWTKLEAYAGVDISHTSFWREGRLRNGRFPDESFGEGEKHRFAGFGAKAGGIYKLTGRHFITANATYIVRPPASNVAYIAPRVRDAVLTGLTPESTYGADLSYVLKAPRVKGRATVYYTRIMDQAWNRSYYHDEFLTIVNYAMTAVDQLHQGVEIGVEANLTSTWQLTAVHAGGSYTYDSRPTATVTRNNSEEVFAQDRTIYWKGYRVGGMPQSASSLGLRYNSPKFWFAGASANFFQHIYLDPNPDRRTEDALENLVTSDPQWNELLEQTRLDDNLTVDFFAGKSWLINRKYRLAVNVSVSNVLDNRDFRVGGFEQLRYDRMDVNRFPPKYSYLFGRNYFAMLTFSF from the coding sequence ATGCCGAGTCCACTGCCCATTTCCGCCCTCCGCCGGCCTTTGGTCCTGGGCCTTCTCCTTGCTGCCGCTCCGGCGGCAAAGGCCCAGATCGACACCCTCCTCAACGCTCCGGCGGCCGATACCACCGATGCGGCCAACACGCCCCGGCTGCCGGTGTACACCCTCACCACCGACGACCTGGATGGCGAACTGGGGAACCAGGACATCAGCGGCATCCTGCAATCCTCCAGGGACCCCTTCACCGCAGTAGCGGGCTTCAACTTCGGCCAGGCGCGATTCAGGATCCGTGGTTACGATGGCGAGAACACGCTCGTTACGATCAATGGCGTGCGTGTGAACGACCTGGAGACCGGCTGGGCGGTCTGGAGCAATTGGGCCGGCCTCAACGACGTGACCCGGTGGATGCAGGTGCGGACCGGAATCGGGCCGAGCCGGCTGCTTTTCGGCAGCATTGGCGGCACCACCGACATGAACATCCAGGCAAGCGCGCTGCGCAAAGGGGTAAGGGTGTCCTACGCCAGCGCCAATCGCGCCTACCGCAACCGCATCATGGCCACCTATGCCACCGGGATGAACGCCAAAGGATGGGCCTTTGCCTTCAGCGGCTCCCGCCGGTGGGCGGAGGAAGGCTATGTGGAGGGCACCTCTTTCGACGCCTATTCGTACTTCCTGGCGGCGGAGAAGCGCTTCAACGACCAGCATAGCATAAGCCTCAGCGGCTTCGGCGCCCCGATTGTCCAAGGCCGGCAAGGCTTGGCGGTCCAGGAGGCCTATGACCTGGCCGGGACCCCATTCTACAACCCCAACTGGGGCTATCAGGCGGGTCAGAAGCGGAATGCCAAGATGAGCCGTGACCACAAGCCGATGATCATGGCCACCCACAACTTCCGGCTCAGCGATGCTGCGAAGCTCACCACGTCAGCGTATTACACCTTCGGCCGGGATGGCCTTACGGGGCTGAATTGGTTCGATGCCAAGGACCCGCGCCCCGACTACTACCGGTACCTGCCGAGCTACTACAGGTTCGAGGACAGCCACCTCTACGACGACCGTGTCAGGGCTTGGGAGAACGATGTGAACACCCGGCAGATCGACTGGGACCAGCTGTACTTCGCCAACGGCAAGAACCTCTATCTGGTGCAGAACGCCAATGGACAGGCCGGAAAGACCGAGATCGGCTACCGCAGCAAGTACATCGTGGAGGAGGTCAGGGCCGACCCCACCCGCTTCGGCATCAATAGCGTATGGAACAAGGACCTTGACGAACGCACCCACCTGACCATCGGCGGGAGCTTCCACAAGCAGCGCACGCACTACTTCCGGGTGGTGGACGACCTGCTCGGCGGCCAGTTCTGGTTGGACATCGACCAGTTCGCTGACCGCGATTTCAATGACACCACGATCTCGCAGAACGACCTGGACGTCCCGAACAAGTTGGTGCGCGAGGGCGATGTCTTCGGCCACGACTACGAAATCCACACGCAGTACGCGAACATCTTCGCCCAGTGGGAGAAGAAGTGGACCAAGCTGGAGGCCTACGCCGGCGTGGACATCTCGCACACCAGCTTTTGGCGCGAGGGACGGCTCCGCAACGGCCGCTTCCCGGATGAATCCTTCGGCGAGGGCGAGAAGCATCGGTTCGCCGGGTTCGGCGCCAAGGCCGGCGGCATCTACAAGCTGACCGGGCGCCACTTCATCACGGCGAATGCCACCTACATCGTGCGCCCCCCCGCGAGCAATGTGGCCTACATCGCGCCGCGCGTCCGCGATGCGGTGCTCACCGGGCTCACCCCGGAGTCGACCTACGGCGCCGACCTGAGTTACGTGCTGAAGGCTCCCCGCGTAAAGGGGCGCGCAACGGTGTACTACACCCGCATCATGGACCAGGCTTGGAACCGCAGCTACTACCACGACGAGTTCCTGACCATCGTGAACTACGCCATGACCGCCGTGGACCAGCTGCACCAAGGGGTGGAAATCGGGGTGGAAGCGAACCTGACGAGCACTTGGCAGCTCACCGCCGTGCATGCCGGAGGCAGCTACACGTATGACTCACGGCCAACGGCCACCGTCACCCGCAACAACAGCGAGGAAGTGTTCGCCCAGGACCGCACCATTTACTGGAAGGGCTACCGTGTTGGCGGCATGCCCCAGTCCGCCTCATCGCTGGGGCTGCGGTACAATTCACCCAAGTTCTGGTTCGCTGGAGCAAGCGCGAACTTCTTCCAGCACATCTACCTCGACCCGAACCCGGACCGCCGCACCGAGGACGCGCTGGAGAACCTCGTCACCAGTGACCCCCAATGGAACGAGCTCCTGGAACAGACCCGCCTGGACGACAACCTGACGGTTGACTTCTTCGCGGGAAAGAGCTGGCTCATCAACAGGAAGTACCGCCTGGCCGTCAATGTATCGGTAAGCAATGTGCTCGACAACCGCGACTTCCGCGTGGGCGGCTTCGAGCAGCTGCGCTACGATCGCATGGACGTGAACCGGTTCCCGCCCAAGTACAGCTACCTCTTCGGACGGAACTACTTCGCCATGCTCACCTTCAGCTTCTAA